cttcaatacagcaagacttcatacatgaaggtcggcttcaggtactacacgcactaagtctcacttagagtcttaagccttgcacactcgtcctcacgctcagtctgtctctagtgcggctaggtaattctcgcacccacacctagatatatgtacacgactctggtccgtgccacgttgttgttgcgttgcttctgtactaaacaaagaacaaagaacatcttataccatccctgagctgtccagagtggttaattataactgtccttgcatcgcctagagtctggcgcctaattggaaaaacattgcttctgaaggtatctctagattgataaggagtacactctgacccaactcctctttgtcacagacactgacaagggaggcagagtgggagaaagttcagccgggtagagaacccctatatcacctaagaacaaaacctttattataaaagaagcttctaggaactgaggtaccttggttgtgctgatcatcccaaatggttaaacatctcatgactaacctaatactgaactacagctacatgagtgatttctacagctatatgagtgctcgaaatcataggcctcaccgttgggacggccttgtgccacgtacacactttcagtgtgccttgtgtgcatgattagttcaacatagcagcatctcttggaaagtaggccacaggtcacaactccgtgagcggcctaaaaactacacagtcacattatacactgtgcatactaattctaccaaactaatcagtctaccaatataatgagcactaaataatcaccactattcttcaatgtctttactattattctaaaatgtgaaaaaatagtaaaaacagagaaagagcagggtgtccaaacttttgactggtactgtatgcgTGCGTACACTACATGGGCATAGATGCAGTATCTTCAAATGATTTATCTTTAAGTACATGTCACAACAGGATGTGAGAATAAAAAATGGcttctgccctctccctctctctctctgtctctccctctctctctcctctctctccctctctctctctctctctctctctctctctctctctctctctgtgtctctctctctctgtctagctgtctgtctctctctctcgctctctctctgtcgctctctctctctctctctctctctctctctctctctctctgtctgtctctctctccctctctctctctccctctctctctctctctctctctctctctctctctctctctggtgcagAGAGGATGCAGTGTTTATCCGGTAATCCCTCACACCCCGTGTTTCTCCCTCCAGATCTTCAATGGAAACAGTGACAGATCTCCATTGATGGGTATACATTGTGGAAGCATTCTGCCCAGCCCCTTTGTCTCTGACTCCAACGCCTTGACTGTGGTCTCATACTGGGACAACATCGCATACCGTCCTCGTTTCATCGCCACCTATAGGATGATCGACAGTAAgacgcccctctctccctccctcttgccCCTCCTTttcccagcctctctctgcgTATCAGCTCTCAGACACACGCCTGCACTCAGCTGCTTTGGTGGTATTTTCTTACCTGGACATGCGGCGCCTCTCAGCCTCAACGTTTTTCCACACATTAGGCATGTGccatgttacaaaaaaaaaaaagttgctgcggtgttgcatagtggtaagacgcagggctcctaaccaaaaggttgcaggtttgattccctgctcgggctctgctgctgtgcctttggGCAAGATGCTTcacccacaattacctcagtaaatatccagctatataaataggCAATGCACTGTAAggtaataaaaacacacatttatggCGACAAAAATAAGAAACTCTCACCTGTTATCTGCTTCATAATAAATGTGCCAGTTCCTCCTCAGAGGACCAAGAGATTCCTGCCAATCTGAAGGACAAGTTTGAGAGGAACAATTTTGGGAGTGACACTCATGATGGGTTTTCTGTTgtgcacccccatccccccccacctccccaagGGCCCTGGATTGGTTGCGGAGGGAGGCTCACCAAACTCACCGAAACCATCGTCTCTCCGGGTACAATCCAGGGTGGTAGATACAAGCCAAACATGGACTGCGTGTGGACCATCGCCACGCCCCCCGACCACGTGATAATCTtcaccttcctcctcttctcactgGAGGGCAATTTAGGCCTGAAATGCAGATACGACTACGTccaggtaaactcacctgcaGGTACGATGATGTCATAGCAAACAACTAGCCATGTGGTGACcggagcgacttccagcacaattgaacatatagtaccagtcaaaagtttggacacacttttctttccttatttttttatgttccacattttagaataatagtaaagaaataaaaactatgaaataacagaaatggaattatgcagtgaccaaaaagtgtcACAAATAAATCAGCACTATCTTATATTtttgattcttcaaaatagccaaaaaatattttttaaaattaaaaattttttgtaaagaaattcatatagAGGCATCAACtttactgtttatatttgtctaagaaacaaagtTCAAGCgtttaagcataagtcttgGGATCAAAATGTCTATGAATGCGTGTTTCCGAGTATCTTaaccaggtgtgtccaaacttttgactggtactataagtgtatccactcaagttaaatgagcaacagcgtcagaccagcctaacaacactcccagaccagtgagtatgagtaTAACACTATCCCTACCGCAACTTAACTTGTAAATAACCCCAAGGCTACATGTTTCATTCCCCATTTGGGACCTTGCTGTTCTGCCCTTGTTTTTTAACCCGAATTGATTCAGTGAATATCAAGCCACACGGCAATGCCTTTCCCACACAATGTGTGAGGTGAATAAGAGGCCATCTTTagagtggacacacacacactcacacatacacagagacccCTGATTAACTAGGAACAGAAATCATGATATAACAGACAAAATATAAGAactttataatttattttgcttttcttttaacTAACTATAACTAGCTAATTATTATAACTGGCATTATTCAATATGAACTGCATTTATCAAAGTGAAGTCATGTCGTTTACAAATAAAGAttctaataaaaaaacacaagtttcacatttattcacacacatgtatttaatattttgtaaatccttCTTTGGCATTGATTACAGTGTGAGGAGACATGCAGTGTTTTAAAAGGTTCTGGCACTTCTAAGGAGAATTTCCCAGGTGGAACATCCTACAGATTATTATGTTTCtggactgctttcttttttgaacactttttattgcattaattcattttcattacacacaggcatacatttttagtGCATATTTTGCAATACTTTTTATCTTTGTGGATTTGTATGCATTGGATTTTTGGTTGAGCTTGGAAGAGGAAAGCAGGTTTTTGGCAAAACTGTCTGGTGAAATGCGAGCAGGAAATCTGCTGTCTTTTACACAGATGTGACGCAGAGATGTAGGGGTTAAAAAGGTTACCTGTACAgatctctgtccctctgcacaGGCGTGGCACCAGCAGAAgggggtgcaattgcaatcctggggggggggaccacaaaaagtcataaatactatgtggacattgggatataaggtTACGACTGGgagtgcactgaggtctgtctgggggtgcagtgcacccctaagcaccccaaAGTGCCTGTCCTGCCCCTCCAGCAGAGTGATCTTTGTCAACGTCCTGCAAAGAAAAGACTCACCTGAGTGAGAAAAGACTCACTTTGCTCCTCCCCTCCAGCTCTTTAACGGCAGCAGTACCAGCTCCCCAGCGATGGGTGTGTTCTGCGGAAGGGTCGGCCCACCCCCCTTAGTCTCCACCACCAACTTCCTGACAGTGCGCTTCTACTCCGACGACATAGTGTCCAGGCGCGGCTTCGTCGCCACCTACAGGGCGATTGGCAGTAAGACACCCTAACTTTCCCTCCTTGTCTCAGCCAGCAGATGTTTTGATTAAAGACCGActccagataaaaaaaaaaagataataatcTGATACGCTATTTGGTTAGCCCCAGGTGAGTAACCAATGAGGTTAGCATTCCTTTATTTTGTTAGAATATGTCAAAATGGCTTTAAATTCAAAGGGGTGATTGCAGCAAACTTTTTATACAGGCTGCTTACAAGTTTGATCTCTGCTAAGAAGTTGATCCCTGGGCAGTTTCTAGACTTGATGGCATCTGCCTCTTGTCTGGTGCCTCCGCAGCTGTTAGACCTCAGGACTGTCTGGGTGTGGTGCAGCACCTTTAGCCTGGACCCTAAACCTGATAGGCTTAGGCGTGTGGTACAGCCCGAAGAGTTTGTGAACGCCTTTGAGTGGTGGTGTTCTCCAGGCTCTCCGAATAAAGGTGCGACTCTGGACAGAGTCCCCCGCAGAAGCCTCTCTGTCAGGTCGGGATGTGGCATCTAACAGCAGAGTGTGCAGTGTAGGGAGACCATTGCAGTTGAACCCGGCCTCCTTCTAGTTTATCCTGAGGGTCCTTAGTATTTAAACAACAATGTTTTGGGGCCTAGGAAAAGACATCTTATATTATATAACTGCAGCCACAACTAGGATTGGATACAACCGCAACTCTGTTGGCTCTGACTGTTCTGATTGCTTCAGTGGTCTTGTTATTGTCCGTGTCTTCCTTTCACTAGATCACTGCTCTgccatcaacacacacacacacacacacacacacacacattgcagtgTCTGAGGGAAGTCTGAGGGAAAACTTTGATATTGCATCTCTATGAACAGGGAAGGGATGAACTCAATCTGATAAGATGTTGCCCTTAGCTGACAGAACCATCTGTAAAGTCTTTGATGGGGTAACAGATTAAAGTCTGAAAGATTCCTCCAGTGTTTGCCCTTTAACGGCTCTGAAAACTTAGATTAGAAGACTTTCTTGTGAAAACTATGCTCTCAAATCCAACACCACACCTATAGTCATGACATGCACACTGAATTTTTGGGACATGGTCAAATAACCTATGAGGGGGAGGTGACAGGAACCAAATCTAACTGCAATATGAAAGCAAATTGATACATGTGTGAGATACTGTCTGTCATAAAGGAAAGAAGGGTAAAACGTGaatcaaatcatttatttaagaaCTTGTGATATTTCCATACAATGTTTCAGAATGTAACAAGCACaacagtgacagtgtgtttgcatatggAAATATCCTCTGCGTGGACTGATAATTCTGTACTTCCTCCGCAGCTCGTTCTGCTACGGCAGGGGGACCCCCGTGAATCGCTGTTTCATCGTCGGCTATTTTCTTACCCCTGTTTTTACTACATTTGCTGTGAGTGATCAAGATAAGAGGATCAGCAGAATCACTGCccatcttccaacacagactgacGGCCCCTCGCCTCTCCAGACTGCGTCTTGGTTCCACATTAGTCCCCGCCCCTTAACAGCGCCTGCTTGCACTGCTTCtggtttattttatgtgtataataataataatataataatattttatcgCAGTGTGTTATGgtttctgtgatctagtgactatGTGATGTAtagtagtgtgtgtacttggcttccattagtttctaggctgtctagttttAGATTAGCACAAGgatgttgttagcctggtctgacactgttgcttgttaaATTGAATGGCTTcagttctgttctcttgtgctgcaagttggataagtgtgtctgctaaatgcatgtagtgtAATGGATCACTGGAGCGCTTTCTTTGCCACATGGTCCCTTCCCACTTTCATCATTACTACGACTggctttttgtcattttttataagctatatatacatatacagataGTTTCCATAATGTGTAAATTGGTTGTAAATTTATTGTCATGTATTGGTTGTAATTGGCAGGCTACTTAAATACACATGCTGCTGTTATATCAGAGAGTTCCAGTCAAGGTGTGACAGACAcacctgtttttcctccttgaATCAATAAATGAAATCTGCACTTTTAAAGACTCAGCTCTTTGTTTTGTAGGTGACTGCATGTCGCATGATTTATGAGTAATGTCAGTTAATGTGACTTCAGGAAACTTGATAAAATAACATACTTCATTTAGGATTGGAAGTCTCCTCCCAAACCCCTGGAATAAAAATCCAACAAATCAACTGTAAGACACAGAGCCTTGAAACTTTGCACTCTGATTCCACTTACCATAACACAACCTGTGTTCTACTTGGAGTAGGTTAGATTGCAAAGAAGTACTTAGCATGCACAAGTTTTGCACAGCATCAAGAAGAAAATACTTTAACCACATAAATCATGAGATAGTCTCCTGGTGACCCCATTTCTGATTGCAAATGCAATAGTATTCCAACTCAATAGCTTCTTGAAGCTCAGGCCATATACTTAGCATTTGTTGATCAGTTAATGGACAAGTGTCGAGAATCAGCTGACCTCAGTTGCCCCTCATCTGACCAACACCCTGAAAAGTTATATGAAAATGTAGATGCACCGATCACAAGATGTGCGTCTGTGCAAACATAAGTAACCCTTTTAGGATTTGTCCTGAAAGAATAAGAAGGCCCTGCTTGTGTTTTCAGGTGTCCTATTCGTCATGTTACATGAGATGATCAGGCTTGTTGACTCCAgttattacagttacattacatttatatttattcatttggcagatgcttttattcagagagacttacaagtgaggtacaacacaacacaagcgaaaaaccatacagagtcacaatattagaagcgctgcatgacaaagttccaaaggttggtCAGGcgaggtacaaactagcaggtaaagctagcgagtgcGTTAAGCCATTGCAACCAAACCTTTACGTTTAGACCATTACAACAaaaccattacaccaaatcaACACGTTAAATATGCTGAGTTTATTTATTCTCGATTTATCGATCATCCTTtcaattctttattttttcgATTTCTATGTGTTTATCTTTTGACAAAAGGCAAGTTGCGTCAATGCGTGAGGAGAGTCAGGAGTGCAGGACTCGACTGTGTTTCCTTCTCCGGTGGTAAAGACAGCAGCGAGCGGCCAGCGTATCTGCTGGAATGACCACAGAAGtattaatacattattcattgcGAATATTTCTGAAATCACCGATTGGGCTAGTTACTCCATGAACAGTAAGGGAAAGCAGAACGttgaaaatgttgattttggAACATCCTCCGTTTTGTTTACTTGACAATTTCAACGCCAGTATTTGATCatgtacaacaacaacaacaacaacaacaacaacaacaacaataataaataataataataataataataataataataataatcaacagATATGTTATTACGACAGTTTAATTACGGGATTGTTGGAAGGCAAGTCCGAAAGAGCATGACTGGGAATTTAGCTAGGACATCGAATTCGCGAAGTTTGCATGCTTGCATACACGAAATTCAGCACTTTCCTTAGAATTTATTTTCTAAACAATATTCTATTCTttgcagacaaaaataaaattagcttTCAAATTCCGGTATAAGGAGTCAGAAGTCCAAGTTCAGTCATAATAGGTAGATATACAATGAGTAGGCTGCTTAAATAAGTaaccattctctctctctctctctccctctctccttgagCGACAGGAGCGTACAGTGGAACTGTCTACATCCAGCGTCACAGAGCTTTCATGTATTTATAACGCACTGAAacaataacatactgtatgagcAAGTCTGTTTCTGTCACCCTGCAGCGCTCTCCTACTGAAGAAGAGTGAGAGGTCCCTCTGTGACTGACACGCAGGAACTGTCCAACAGTCAGTCATGAAAATCAACCTTTTTGCCACAATTTTCTGTGAGTATTTAACACTTCTCATTTCAATACACCTTTGATTTTTGATTAATGTTTATGCGCGTTATTCGTTATTTGATTACTGTTATGTGCGTTTTTGGACACACAAGTGATTGCCTATCATTGATTCAGTTCTACATTAGTCTGTCCTCTCAGTGTACTGTGAACAGTTTTGGGGATAATGTCATGGTCCAGTTAAAATTTTCCGTGGTGAAGTGCACTAACACCATAAAGTGATTACAGACAAATAGCTCGATGCAAACAGGTTAAAACAAAGCATCtcacaaatcaaaactttttgttttggattaatgtgttatgtgtgtgtaatataaatatattatttcaaaagcaacaaattaaaataatcatattgaCGGTGAATGGACAACTGGATACCCCTGTAACTGTAATTTAAGTTGGTGTGTCTGAcgtttgaaatgttaaatgtcgCATGGTTGAGAAGACAAGCCTTATCACTAATATAAATGGTAGCCATGATATGCTGTTGTTAAAGACTTCCACAGTAAAACTGCTGGTAAGAAAGTCTAGGTACATCCAATCGCCCCAGTTCTGTAAATGCTGTTTCTCCACAAATACTGCGGGATCTCAGACGGTGAATCTTTCGCGTATTAATGGTGTTAACTAAATTAAGataattttttgtcatttagtgaATGCATTTATCCTCCGCGGCttacaaagaaagagaacacagTAGACCTAATTGAGCTGAAAAACGGAATATCTCGGATATATGCCACATTCATACACGACCACAGTACTATGGCAACTAGTACACACATTGCTACTTGGCAATACAACTTACGATGTACATAGGGAGGTGAGTAACCCGgagttattatttatttaattatctaCATATGGAAAACTAGAAAACTACGGCGCCTCGCAAACCATAATCTTTTGGAAATTAATGGCGTGAAACGTAACTTTGCATGCAATTCAACCACATCAGGTAAAGGATTTCCGCATATTGCGGTCAGTATGATTTTAATATTGCAACTAAAATtgtcgtgtgtgtgtatatgtgtcagCTGAGCTCATTACTAATCTCTAAACTATTCTCATTGCCACAGTTAGCGAGGATTTGAAGAACATGTTGTTCAAGGAAATGGAAATCATCAGAACACTGCACAAACAGGCGACCTGTGAAGCACGCATGTTTACAAACACGAGTCCTCTCAGATAGCTACGCTGCAAAATGATTTGCTTACAGACGCATGTCTGATGTAGATGAACAGTGCGAATGCAAATAGGCAGGAGGGTCTGAGAAACCGTTGCAGCGACGCTCATATGTTACTGCCAGGACACATTTACACCGTCTGCAGACTACAATAGGTGATGATTTACGTGATGGTGTTCTTTGTTACTTCAATTTGGgattaaaaagaataaaattgattgcatttgtccttttttaaatcacagtaTCATATTTTGACTGTGCTTCATGTATTTTTGGTGGAAAATTagttcaatttttcatttttaaaatcacaatatCATATTTTGACTGTGCTTCATATATTTTTGGTGGAAAATTAGTTTAATAAAGTATAAAAGACTATGGCCTGTACTTgaagatttgtgtgtgtatgtaaatgcacaagtctgtgtatttttggcCACATCACTGGCGAGATGGCGTACGTGGCGGATGGCATATTTTCCAGCCTGATGATATTGACAAGGAAAACGAGGGGTTAATGCTCAGAAACTTGCTGAAACCAttctctcacctgcagggggcgctctGGTGCTGTGCAAGTGGGCAGAGCACACTGGTGAGTCTGTTATTAGCAGAACTACACACTACTGAACACCCAGCCGTTAATTGTTCTGCTAAATACCACTGCAAACATACATTTGTTCCTGAAGGCTGCTTACACGTGTTCTCCACATACACGAGcactcacagcagtgagtgtgatcgtaaacagtcacactcacacacagactgagagaCGCTCGATGGTGAACGCCTGTCCTTTAAGATCAACAGTCTCTCACAACTTTCATCCTTTCAACAGCGTGAGCTTTCTGATGCATGTTCAATTATACTGACTAATGTAGTTTCTCGAGcagggcactactgctgtacccttcggcaaAGTGCCTAACTGAGAATTGTgccagttaatatccagctgtataaatggataacaagttAAAACTGCAGCCTATGTAAGGCTAAAAttaaataagaggtataaaatacaacaacttctttctatttgttgtattttatacctcttatttattttattcaatttattctttgttgttttgatgtgtgccggacggtgcagttgtgaccctcaaatttccttcgggattaataaagtatttcttattcttattcttattcttaagagcatctgctaaatgacaataacataatgtaaaatgatatttataATGATTCTTGGATATGAACAAATTACAGCTGAATGTGGAAAGGAGGCCACCAGAGTGCCCTTTGGCAGTGGAATGTGTTTACTGATAGTTAAGAAAAATTCAGCCCTCTTGATGTTCTGATTCAACCCGTGGAACGTCTTAGCCTTCATCAGTCTATTTTCCTCTGCTACTGCTAGAGGGTCTCCGGATCAGACTGGTCAATGGGAATAATTCCTGTTCTGGGAGAGTGGAGGTCTACCTCAATGGCCAGTGGGGAACAGTGTGTGATGATTACTGGGATATGGATGATGCTGCAGTGGTCTGCAGgcagctgggctgtgggagTGCTCTGGCTGCTCCAGGTAGTGCCTACTTTGGACAGGGGAACGGGAGCATCTGGATGGATAATGTTCAGTGTTCAAGCAGCGAGTGTACTCTGagaatgtgcacacacaatggGTTTGGAGTCCATAACTGTGGCCATCATGAAGATGCAGGTGTTGTCTGCTCCGGTAAGCAGCCATTTCCTCTTGTTCTTCAgttcccataatgcaatgctTTGGCCAAGTCGCTGGTGGcattatttttacttgtttgaAGGACACAGTTGGTTTAACGCAGGTGATTATTTTAGCTGTGTTTTACTTGCAAGAGTCCTGCATTTGTCAGTTAATTCATTAGCCTCTCTTGTCTGATGAGTGATGTCTTGTCTGATGAGTGATGTCTTGAAGCTGGCCAGATCTCAAAGCTATTATTTTATAGCATCTTTGCTGTAATTAGTAATTAAGGAGAGCGGTGGACTGTGTCCGTACAAGTGGGTTTTATtaacacagctgcaacaacagACACGTAACTGAGAGAAAACCATGTCCTCAAGTGCACAATGATAGCAAAAAGAATTCTGTCCTTCTAAAAGGCACTTGGTCAGACCATGCACCCTTTAAAAGTGGGTCATGTTTACTAACAATAAACAGTACAGCTCTATTGTCTTTGCATGATATGTTCTCATTTGAATTTGTAGAAGGTCTTAGTCTTTATcagtctctgtccctctgtcactgTTAGGTGGTCTGCAGATCAGACTGGTTAATGGGAGTGGTCTCTGCTCTGGGAGAGTGGAGGTCTACCTCGATGGCCAGTGGGGAACAGTGTGTGATCATGGCTGGGATATGGATGATGCTGCAGTGGTCTGCAGgcagctgggctgtgggagTGCTCTGGCTGCTCCAGGTAGTGCCTACTTTGGAGAGGGGAACGGGAGCATCTGGATGGATGAGGTTCAGTGTTCAAGCAGCaactgctctctcacacagtgctcTCACAATGGGTTTGGAAAACACAACTGTAGTCATCGTGAAGACGCCAGTGTTATCTGCTCAGGTAAGGGAGCAACTTTCCTCGGCAACTTTATTCCCATAAAGTATTGACCCATCCTCCTGAGGTGATTGTGATGCGGACCTTGTCTGCTTCTCCTTGCTGCTTTGTGTAGATGTGGATGAATGCAGGGAGAACCCTATGATCTGCGGCCCAAACGCAGTCTGCAGCAACACCGCTGGCAGCTTCACCTGCGAGTGTAAGGAGGGATTCATTCCCAGCTCAGGGCCCGAATGGAAGCTGGGAGTCACCTTCTGTAAAAgtgagtggggaggggaggctGGGAGTCatca
This genomic stretch from Megalops cyprinoides isolate fMegCyp1 chromosome 1, fMegCyp1.pri, whole genome shotgun sequence harbors:
- the LOC118773223 gene encoding bone morphogenetic protein 1-like: MDCVWTIATPPDHVIIFTFLLFSLEGNLGLKCRYDYVQLFNGSSTSSPAMGVFCGRVGPPPLVSTTNFLTVRFYSDDIVSRRGFVATYRAIGTRSATAGGPP